The Sus scrofa isolate TJ Tabasco breed Duroc chromosome 6, Sscrofa11.1, whole genome shotgun sequence region CAATCacacttaaaaaagaaactctatgCTAAACTAAAAGGGCACCTTCAGAATTGCATTTTAAAGCCAGAACTTCCGATAGAATTCACCTAGTCCAATTCATCTTagtcctaactttttttttttttgtctttttgccttttctggggccgctcccgcggcatatggaagttgccaggctagaggtccaatcggagctgtacccaccggcccatgccagagccacagcaactcgggatctgagccgcgccttcgacctacaccacagctcatggccatgccggatcctgaacccactgagcaagaccagggatcgaacctgcaacctcatggttcctagtcggattcgttaaccattgcaccatgatgggaactcccagtcccaACTTTCTACAGAGGGGGAAGCTCAGGAGAGAATGgatggaaagggaggaagagagggtgaGAATAAGCGGGGCCAAAGAATTGGGAGAAAGGCCAGGTGGTCTAGGAGGGTGGAAAGGAATTTTCCAAAtggaaggaggagatggagggaaAAGAGGTCAACGCCAGAGTCAGGTGAGGTGTGTGAGACATCCCACCTGGTCCTCTGAGGGAAAGAGGGCGGCGCGAGATGTCCTGTCAGCAACGGCGGGAAGTATGAGTCCTGATCCTGCAGCAGCAAGAAGTAAATAAAGGATGTTTCTGTAACAAAGCAAAGGGCGAGGATGCTGTCTGTAGCTGTCGGTGGGGAAACACAGGTGAGGTACATCCTTCTGAGACAATGTGGGGTGTCTGGCATCCATCCGGGCTACTCATGATTTAGGATATcttgtctctggagttccctttgtggctcagtggttaaggaatccaaccaggaaccatgaggttgcgggttcgatccctggcctcgctcagtgggttaaggatccgccgttgccgtgagctgtggtgtgggtcacaaacacggctcggatccagcgttgctatggctctggcgtaggccggcagctacagctccgattcgacccctagcctgggaacttccatatgccgcaggagcggccctagaaaaggcaaaaagacaaaaaagacaaaaaaaaaaagatatcttgtCTCTGACTCCGGAGGATATGGTACCTCCCATTCGGAAATAAGCGGGTGATGGGTCACGCACACCCCCACTTTGGGAGGTCCTTTGATGGGCAACAGAGTGTGATGGATATTTCTGAAATACTGATACTTGTGCGATGTCCTCTGCAGGGTCAGGATTGTGGGAAGATGATGGTCCTTTCAGGAGGCTGGAGCCCCTTTTGACCATTAGGGCGACATCAAGGGATGTGAAGGACCTCACATTATGCAGTCGGGTGGGGCAGGACATCCCCTCCACGGCTGTGAGGACCTCTGGGACATACCTACGGACAAGGGAGATGTGATAGAgtgtagttgtttttttgtttttgttttttttttttttgtctttttgccttttctagggccgttcccgtggcatagggaggttcccaggctaggggtcgaatcggagctgtagctgccggcctacaccacagccacagcaacgcgggatccgagccgaatctgcaacctacaccacagctcacagcaacgccggatccttaacccacggagcaaggccaaggatcgaacccgcaacttcacggttcctagtcggattcgttaaccactgagccatgatgggaaatccgaGTGTAGTTAAGAACAGAGATgactagggttcaaatcccaTGTGACCAGCCCAGGTGCACAGACCGAGCCCCTTACATTGCTGGCTCCACATGTTGGGGATCATAACTACGCTCAGAATTGCTATGAGGATTGATGAGTTAAGGTCTCTGAAGTACTTAGAGCCAGGCACGACCTAAGCATCTACTATTTTTTATTACCAGAGCATCCCATTCTCTACAGTTTGGGAACTTCCTGCTTGAGGCTCTGAGGTTGCAGCCTCAACCCGTCTGCCTGCTAAGTGGGTGGGTACCTCCGATAACACAGGTGCTCGGCATCCCACTCTGCTATCAAGGGCTTGGCACTTCCTAATTTGGACCCTACGGATACAAGATCGTAAGACACCCTTTGGAGAGTAAAGAGTGTCGTGGATGCCATCCGGGTGATCAAGCGACATCCTAAATGGCCTCCGAGGGGTGTCAGATAGTTTCCCTGGGTCAGTAGAGGTGGCATGAGATCCCATTCCCGTTCCCAAGGGGTATAGGATGTCCCACTGGTATAAGTTTAGGGCTTGGCATGTCCCGTCAGGGAGAGTGAGAGGTATGGGAGCGATCTCTGGCATGGGGAGAGGGCGACGGAGCCACTCTGCAGGAGAGTGAGGGCTACAGGGGCATCtgtgagagaaaatgagaagggCTGGAGTGTCCAACCTGGGAATTTGAGGTGAGACAGacaggaaatgaaaatgatttcaCGGGAAGCACGAGGTCGGCCCCGGGAGGCTGAGAGGTGCTTGGTGAGTATCCATTGGGTGAAATCAGCAGCAGGAAGGAACGACACAGATTCTACTTTGGGGGTGGGTCCCCAGGATGGGAGTGGACGCTGTGTCCAGTGTGGGGAGGGCACGTTGGCACTAGGAACCCAGACTCTTTCTCTAAGGGCCCAGGCTGTCTGTGGGCACATGCACAGGATGTCTCAGGGGCTTCAGTCGATTCTGGGGATGCAGGGTGTCTGAGGGCACCAGCTGTGTCCAGAGGCAAACGGTGTCTCTGGGGACACCAGCTCTGGGGGTACAGTCTGGTCTGGGGACACAAAAATGTCTGGCATCACAGGCTGGGCTGGGAGTGTAGGAGCTTTGGGGGTCCCAGGATAGCCTGGGGGCATAGGCTGGTCTGGAAGCAAACTGGTTTGGGGGAACCCACTACTCTGGGGGGCAGAAGCTGGTCTAGAGATATAGACTGGTCTGAGGGTGCAGGCTAGTTGGGGGGTACAGACTGCAGTTTGTGCCTGGAGCACAGGGGGGATGCGGGCACTGGCTCTTTCTGGGGATGCAAGCTCTCTGTCTTTGGGGCTCAGGCTCCCTCTGAGACTCGGTGTTCTCAGATCCCGCCTCTCTGCTGTGTGGGGGGTACGAGCCCGTGGCAGGGCCTCTCACCTCCAGGCAGCTCCGCGGGACCGCAGGTGTCTCTGCCCGCCGGCATGTCCGCCTGCCACAGTCGCTTGGTGCACATCTTCCAGAGCCCCAGGTGAGCTGCATCGCAGACGGCACTGCCGTTGTCCCTGTAGGTGTTGAGTTCCACCCAGAACTCGGTGCCCACGGCCAGCACGGCCAGCGTGGCGCCCACGGAGGTCAGCAGCAGCGCCAGCTTGATCTTGCCCTCCTGCTCCGGGGTCATCCTGCCGGACTTGTGAGCCCGCCGCCGGCTCGCGGCCCCTCGCCGCCGGTCCTCCTCTTGCAGGAAGAAGTTGGACCACATCATCATCTTTGCCGCCGGCAACGAGGCTCAGGTGCGAAGGAGGCCCGAGCCCGAGGCAGGCTCtcgaggggtgggggcggggagggaagcGCCTGGCGTCTAGAAGCGTGTGAGGGGGCCGGCTTCCGCTGATCTACGAATAGGAAAGATCTGAAACCTCCCTGGAACCTCGAAAGGAGACGTCGAGGTGGTCCCCTGTGGGGCTtcgcagagaaaaaaaaaaaaaaactagatccTCTGCTGAGAACCCTCTAAGGTCCAGAGGAGGGCCCGGGGTACCCACTGCAGCGCAGCAAAGATGGGACCAGAGAAAAAGCAAGGTTCCCCCAGCGGCAGCGCTCGAAACGGGGTACCCGGGAGGGGAGCCTGAGGGCTCCAGGGGAAGGAGAACCGAGTGTCAGCTGAAGCTCTGCGGGGCGCTCTGGGGTCCCCACCCGGAGGAATCACCAAAGGGAAACTCTTGTTCCCGGATGGAAAGGACCTGAGCTCCCCACTAGGGCTCAGCGTTTGGGGTACTCGGGAAGGAGAGCTGAGGTCCCTTATGTGTTTGAGAGGAGATGCTTCCTGGCTTCTTTGGGCTCAGAGTGTGGGGAAGGAGGAGCTGGGTCCCCTCTGCGGTTCAGAAGAGGAAAGACTGGGGTgccgggtggggtggggttcaGAAGAGGAGGGCAGAATTACTACCGGGTCCCAGAGGGGCAGTAGGACCTGCAACTTTCACAGCGGAGGATCTGCTGTAATTCAGGAAAAGGGGCTGGGGGTCCCCTTGGCCATTCAGAGATCAGAGAAGGTCTACACTGGGGCTCAGATGAAGGGGCTGTGGTCCGCACTGCGGCTCAGGAAATGGGGACAAAGCCCCCCGCGGCTCAGAGGGCAAGTGGAACCCGGGAGGGACTCTGTGTCCTTTGAATCACTcggctccccctcccccgggctcCCAGGGCCTGCCGGACCCGGACGGCTCCAGGCTCAGCTCCAGGCCAGGCGCCTCCCTCAGACCTCCCACCCCCGTCTCCTGGACAGGGACCCCTCTCGCTCTCCTGCCTCGGCGCCGCGCCGACCCCAGCTCCGCGATGCCTCCGAACCGCCGCTTCTGCGCGCAGCTGCCCGCTCGGCCCGCCGGCCCGGCGGCTCCGCTCACTCCCAGCCTCGCCCCCATCCGCCCACCCCCCTTCACCCTCGCCGGCTATTTCGGGCGCGACCCGTAAATAACACCCGCACCTGTTGCCGGCGCCTGTTGCCATAGGGATCCCGGGTATTTTAAGGGGAcgaggggcggggaggaggcagGCTGCCTGGGGAGGAGGAACCGGGGGCCGGGTCCTGACCGCCGGGGCCCGAAAGGACTTTTACTTCCTTAAGGGAGCAAGGGCGGGAGCTGAGGGTCCGATCGCCTAGGCGGcgggagagggggcagggcagggaaccGGGAGCTCGGAGCCGGAGCAGGCCCAGCCGCGACCCTGCACGCCGgggtctggggaggaggggccggAAGTCTGGAGGAGGTCCAGGCCCCTAGCCCCGCCTCCTGAAGGCCAGGGGAGCCTCCTGGGACCGAGGGAGGCGGGGCTAGCGGCCTGGACCCCGGCCTGTGGGCAAGGGGCGAGGGGCCGGGACGCCCGGgtctgtgggggaggggccggcACTCCTGGGTATGAGGCCGGAGGAGCCCTGGGGACTCTGTTTCCGGGGACTGGACACCTGGCATCTGGAGGAGGGGTCTGGGGACCCAGACTCCTGAATCTGTGAGCAGAGACGCCTGGGGCCCAAATCCCTTGCATCTTGAAGGCTGGACGGGCAGGGTCCCGGCAGGGGTCCTCAGCTCTCCTGGAGGTTAGAAAGGGCAGGCCTTGGAGAGAAGCTGGTGTCAGGAGCGGGGAACCAGAGCCGCAGTCCTCTTCATCGAGTTTATTAGACGGGGCACCCCCCGGGGGACCTTCCATGCAGTTTCAGCTCCCCCAGGGCCAAGGACAGTGATAGCCGTGTGGAATGGCAGCAGGGCCTGATCGTCGCCCCTTCAGCCCCTCTGCGACGGCTCAGGTGGAACCCACCTTTCACCAACTCCTTCGCCGCCTGTGGTTGGCTGCTCCAGCTGGCTGGGTGCACCTTGGCCCTCTCTGGATGCCCGCGGCGCCCCGGGCCACTTCCGCTGGAGCACGCACTGCCCTGGGATGTGACTGCGATTGTGTGAGCTTGTGTCCGGCTCACGCGTCAGCCTGGGGCAGGGCTCGGGTGCAAGAGGAACCCCTCTCATTGTCCTCGGCACCGCCCAGCCCTAACCGCCTCCACAAGGGGCCTTAGGAAATGGGCATCGGTgattggaatgaatgaatgaagggcgATAGTGGCACGGAGACAttcccctcccaggccagggacggtGCTGGCTGCACTTCCTCAATGCCTGAGAGAGGAGCACGACACCTGTCTTCGAATCtgaggcccccccaccccgccctgagCTTGCTGGGCCCGGCACCTGGACGGCCTAGGGGACTGTTTcttaaatgaatgagtgagacCTGTCCTTTCCTTCCCCTCTGGGGGTGTTCCCAGGCCTTGGCAGGACTCAGAGGGGAATCTGAGAAAGTGCCGGGTGCTGGCAGCAACGTGAGATGGTGAGTTGGGCTGTGCAGCCCTGGGTGAGGGCCCCAGGCGCCTCCATTCTCAGAAATCAGACACCTTCTGGCAGCACCTCTGCCCTGCCTCCTGGATCCGCCTTCCCCTCCTGGCCCTTGGGTCTCCCCATCTTTCTCAATCTTGCCTGTGGTAGCGGCTCTCTCCTTTTAgggtgtatttttctttcttctgtctccctccctccttgctggTCTTCCGTTCTCTCCTTTCACAGAAAGGGTATCTGTGTCTTTGGTGGCAAAGCGATTATCACGGTCATACCACAAGGATGGCCTGCTGTCTCTTTCCCTCCACCACCCTTTCTGCAGTCTCGTCCTTCCACTCACTTCCAGGACTCCAGGCCTCACCCCTGCATGGCGGTGACCTCTTATCAGGGTCATGTTACCTAACCAATGGCCACGTGGCTCCATGGAGCCTGCTCAGCTGCATTGGGCACCGCTGGCCATTTCCTTCTGGTCCCTTCTTCTCAACCCCTCGCCTCTGTCCTCTCCCTTCTCACCCCATGCAGATGCCTCCAAGGCCCTGGCCAGGGTTGTTTCTCTGCACTCACCTCCTAGGTCACCCCATCCAGTCCGGAGGCTTTAAATAAGCTGTCTCTTAGACACTGGCCTTTCAAAAACTTAGATGTTCAACCACCACGACCTCTCCCCCAAGCTCCAGTCTCACACACCGAACTGGCTACCTGATAGCCCAGCTTGGATTGCTCACAGGCATCTCTCATGGGTCACGCACGTCCAATGGAGGATGCTTGATTCCTCCTCCCAaatccccatccccccacccccagtgaccCCCTTCCAGGCAACTCACAGCAGCAGCACAGCCCCAACTGCAcactattttgtttttacataaaaataggaGCTGCTTGTTCCTGTGTCCATCCCACCAAGTCTAGGATGAAATTCAGTTTTCTTCCCAGGGCTACGAGCTCCCCACAGGACTGGTCCCCTGCCCTTTCTTCTGATCTCACCCCACTTTTCCTCCTCGTTATTATCCACCTGCCACGGGGCCTCCTCAAAAATCAGGTGCTCCTCAGAGCTTCTGTGTCTGGCCAGAATGCTTGTTGAGTTCCTTTTCTGCTCACAACCCTCGTTACCTCTGTCCTGAGTTCTTCCTGAGGCTCCTCATAGCGAATCACCACGTCTTGCTTCATTTTTAAGGCCTTTTGTCATAAccgaaattattattattattattttttttttgtcttttgtcttctgagggctacacccgcagcctatggaggttcccaggctagaagtcgaatcagagctacagctgctggtctacaccaccgccacagctactcgggatccaagccacatctgtgacctacaccacagctcatggcaaggccagattcttaacacgccaagtggggccggggatcgaacctgcatcctcatggatactagtcaggtttgttaaccactgagccacaacgagaactccatatAACTGAAATTCTTATTGTTTGTTTCTCCTGTACATTCCAGGAGAGCAAACCTTGGCTATCCGCCCACTGCCACAGAACTTACACCCAGCCGGGTCTAGAACAGGTTGGCACTTGGTGAGTATTTCTTGGGATGAACACTGcaacaaaccaaagaaatggaTTGTTCCTATATGCTACGCTTGCTTCTGTTCTCTATATTTCTTTTGGGCACATCCCTGCAGCTCTGCCCCGCCATctctgcatgtatgtgtgtatatacatattgcAATATAAATATATGGCATCTCTGAGACGCCTCTGTTCTGACTTGTGTGTCACCCTCTCTCCTGtccctttccccctcctttctGGATCACCTTCCTGTGTCGTGGACTTTTTCCTTGTCCTGGGGACTCACTTAGTTTTGGTCGCTGTCGCCCTCATCTTTCTGGCTCCAACTTCCCTCTTCCCCGTCTCCTCCCCTGCAACCCTCCGCCACCTTTCTTGCCTTCTGTGTGGCTTTGGGACTCTAGAATCCACTGCCCCCTAACCATCTTTCCCCCTTTCCCACTGAATTGGTCTCCTTTCTCTCCACGTCTCCCTGTCCTTCCCATTTATATCTCTACGCTAAGCTCTCCTCTGTCCTGCTCATTGCATCCCTTTCCAATGCTGCCTCCATGGAATTCCTCCCCGGTCCCCTGCCTGGGCACTAGATGTCTTTCTAGTCCATCCACAGGGGCCCCAGGGGGAAATTCCCAGCACCCAGGTCTGGTCCCGTCCCTCCTCTGTTCCCTTACTGATGCCCCATGTTATAAAGATAGAGGCAGGTGGACCCCCCGGCAGCATAGCACCATCGCCAAGCACTTCCTCCTGGCTGTGTGTCCATGGCTGTATTCTCATTCAGACTGGGagcccctggagggcagggcaggctcTGAATCATTTCTGTACCCCCTGCGATGCCCAGCAAAGGACCTGGCATGCTGGGGACCTtgggaaatatttgttgagcaaatGAAGGGAAACCCACTAAGCACTCTCCCTTGCGGATCCTCAGGGACCTTCGAAGCCATACCCCCATCCGGCCCCTCTACCCCATAGCCCTTTCCAGATCAAGTGCCATTCTCTCTCATCTATTCCATAGCATCAGCCTCCTGTGCACCCCTTTCTCATGTCCGTGGTGGTTCCTTTTAACCCTGACATCTGATCCTGCTGTTTACCTACTCAAAACTCTCCCGTGTCTCCCAGTACCCTTGGAATAAAGCCCAAGCCCCCCAGCCTAGAATCCCTGCACCTTTAGACTCTGGCTTCTAACTGCGGCTCTGGTCTCACCTCCCACTGCGACCTGACCTTCTGCACCCCCAAAGGATGGGCCCTGTCTCCAATACATCATGATTTCATCCTCATACCCTCCACCCCCGTTCTTTTGCCACGAAAGCCTTCCTCACCCCTCATCACTCATCCTTTGAATCCCAGCCTGGGCCTGATGTTCTCCAAAAATTTCCCTGAGTACTGTCCAATCCTGGCAGTTGGTCGCGCTGTCTCTTCTTCTCTGGTCAAGGTGCCCCTCCTGGTCCCTGTTATAGCACCGATCATTctgcctagatttttttttttttcctgtctttcgtcttttaagggccgcacccgcagcattgggaggttcccaggctaggggttgaatcggagctgtagcccctggccacagcaatgcaggatccaagcctcgtctgcgacctacactacagctcacggcaatgccggatccttaacccactgagcgaggccagggattgaacctgcaaccttatggttcctagtcagatttgtttccgctgcaccactacgggaactcctagatttcggTTTTTGACTCCTCCTTGAGAGAACCACTGGGGATCCTGATTCTAACACCCTGCCTGGTTCATTAGCAGACACTTAGAAATGGCAACACATGAATGGCTGGATTAATGAATGAGCAAAACTTGAATCTCTAAGTCCCAGTGTTTCTCCTGCACACCAGACACCATGCCTGTGCTTCAGTATTTGCGTAAttatctgccccccccccacgaCGAGTGTGTTTTTTAAGAGCCAGTGCCTGTGTTTAATGCCGGATCTCAGCATGTCTCTGCCTCTCACTCTTGTCTCTGAGTTCCTGCCTCCCTTTGTATACCATTCATGTTATAATCCTCTTTAAAGccatgtcccccacccccactgccctcagaataaaatctaaactcttgGCCTGACCTACAAGTCCTTGGGCAGTCTGACCTTGTCCGCATCTCCAGCCTTTTCTGGTTCCATCTGCTCCTGGCTCACTATGTACATGCTAGTCTTCTCTGGAAgctcttcctgccccagggcctttgcatatgctgtccTCTGGCTGAGGCACTTCCCTCTTGCTTCACCTGgctgactattttttttttttttttttttttttttttggctgtgcctgagtcATACAAAGGtt contains the following coding sequences:
- the CACNG6 gene encoding voltage-dependent calcium channel gamma-6 subunit isoform X3, whose protein sequence is MMMWSNFFLQEEDRRRGAASRRRAHKSGRMTPEQEGKIKLALLLTSVGATLAVLAVGTEFWVELNTYRDNGSAVCDAAHLGLWKMCTKRLWQADMPAGRDTCGPAELPGGSGLILPAVADRTSRAALFPSEDQKQTALTLNSSPRERMHASSREPQRKPKEEDSNSWPQGWIRPTGVFRVVFRMFTKLFIYNQLPLKIFRGKKKFQRVPESQT
- the CACNG6 gene encoding voltage-dependent calcium channel gamma-6 subunit isoform X2, which gives rise to MMMWSNFFLQEEDRRRGAASRRRAHKSGRMTPEQEGKIKLALLLTSVGATLAVLAVGTEFWVELNTYRDNGSAVCDAAHLGLWKMCTKRLWQADMPAGRDTCGPAELPGEANCTYFKFFTTGENARIFQRTTKKGLLLLVSLEVFRHSVHALLQRVSPEPPPAPALTYEYSWSLGCGVGAGLVLILGGGCFLLLTLPPWPWGSLCPKSGPRAT